From Chloroflexota bacterium:
CACGTGCATGGCCAGCCGGGTGCCCGCCTTAAAGGTCTTGGCTCGTCCCTCCCAGTTGGTGAAGGCCAGCGGCTGCCCCCTCGCCGTGTTCCACACCGCCTGATCCACGTTGCCCAGATCGTACGCGTTCGTCTGCAACGCCTCGTGGCGGGCGATCGTCAGCGCGCTGAAGAAGATCATATAGGCAGCCATGAGGAGGAGCACGATCAGGAGAGCGGGTTGTCGCATCGTCTTACGTTTTGCGCGATACGCAATACGTAATACGTAATCCACAATGCGTGTTGCGTATTGCGTGTTGCGTGCTGCGTGTTGCGTGTTGCGTGGTGCGTGTTGCGTGTGGGTGCTCATCGGACGCGCACCGCGTTCTCTAGGAGGATGTGATCGCCTAGGGGAGTGCCATCCGGCCCCGTCACCGGCAGGCGAGCCCCTGTGGCGGGATCGTACAGGCCCACCGCGATGGCATAGCTTCCGGGGGGCGCGTCGGCGGCGACCTGGAACGCGTATGGGTCCCGCACCTCATCCCCGGTCGTCCACAGCGGTAGCGGCTGCGTGCCGAAGACGGGCGGGTTGTCCTGTTGCCCTCGCAGGGTGCCTTGCTCGTCGATGAGATGGACGAACACGGTGCGGGCGGGCGGGCTCGTCGTCAGGGCGCGCCAGTATAGCGTCACGCGTACGGTCTCCCCTGGTTGTACCTTGGGCGTCTCCACGCGATAGCCCACCAATTCGATCAGATCCCCCATCCGGGCGCCGACCTGATGCGGGACGCGCTCCGGCAGGCGATCCCGATATTCCGGTATCGGCGCTGGGCGACGCTTGCCCTGACGGAAGCGCATCAGGTGCAGGATCGTCCCGTCGCCCAAGAGCCGGGGGGCCAGTTGGCTCTCCCGTATCTGTGGCCGGAGCCGGGCCCCCACGTCCCATGCGTCGGACCCGTCCAGGATGCCCATCCCCACGGAGAACTCCGACAGCTCGCCCGACCACCAGGTGAACGTGTCGGCGATCACCCGGATCGTCTCCCCCGGCTGCCAGCGGCTGGTGGGATACCACACCAGCGTCATCTGCGGGATCTCCGTCGCGCCGCGGAGCTGATAGCGCTCGTCGGCCAGGTAGAGCGTGATGGCGTAATCCCGCTTCAGCGGGCGCAACGCCTGGAAATAGAGCGCGTAGAACGGCTCGCCGTAGCGTCGGGGCAGGATATCGAACCCCAGGAAGCGAACGGCATCGCCGAAGTCCACCACGGCCGGGTACTGTGGATTGGCCTCGGACGTGCGGGCGAAATCGAAGAACGCATCGGGCAGCGGCCGTGGCTCGGCACCACGGCGCAGGAGGACATACCCGTCGGCCGCGTCGATCACGCCGTACCCCGGCCGCTCCACGACGTTCTCTTTTAACCAGGCGTGCATGTTGCGGTAATTGTAACCGGGATACGTGGTAACGTCCAAAAGCAGGTATTCGCCGCTGACGTCATAGGGGATGATCGTGATGCGCTCTCGCTGGGAGAGGTGCGGGTTCAGGTTCTGTTGGGTGGATACGCTGGCGTCCGGGGGGATCTGCGCCAGGAAACGACGCAGCAGGCGATGATGATCCGTCCTCTCGGGGGGGCGGTAGTCGGGAGCCAGCGGCGTGAATCCCCCCTGGTACTGGGCGATCAGGCTGCAGATCAGCACCAGTCCGGCGAGCCCTCCGACCCATCGCTCCCTCGGCCAGGGTGTCCGCCGATCGAGCCATCGGCTCAGCCACGCTGCGCCCATCACGGCGGCGACGGCGACCACCGGCGCGATGGGAGCCACGTAGTGTCGGCCCAGGACGTGCTGGGTGGGGTTGTTGCTGAGCAGGTTGAGGGCGATGGACGGGGTGGCGATCAGCAGCGTCGGCCACCCGGCGATGGGGGTGAACGCCATGGGCCACAGCAGCCCGGCCATGTAACGTACGGTCTCCCAACTGAGCAGGGTGCGGATCATGGCCACCACCAGGGTGGGGAGGCTGGAGATCGTGAGCCCGCCCGGGCCCAACACATCCGCATAGCGGTCCAGGTACTGGGATTGCCCGCCCAGCGTGTAGTGCGGGATGATCACAAAAACGGCGACGATGAACCACGCCGCCGCCGCTGCGATCGTGACGAGCCCGGCGGATCGTTCCCGTTCCCAGATCAGCGCATATAGCCCCATCATCCCGACGAGCAGCGGCATGTCCTCCTTGGTGGACATGATGAGGATGACCAGCAGGGTGAACCACCCCCATCGTCGGCGGCGTAGCGCCCAGAAGGCGAAGGGGACCAGCCCTCCGACCAGGGTGACGGCGTGAAAGTCGTCCAGGAGCGCCCATTGCAGCGGCGCGTAGAGGAGGAAGGCTGCCACCATGGCGATTGCCGGCCATGGCCGTCCGAGCGCGTCCAGGGCCAGCCGATAGATGGCGAGGCCGCCCAGGGCGACGACGACCGCCTGCAAGATCAGTAGCAGCCGGACGTCGCTCCAGATCCAGTACAGCGGCGCGATGAGCAGGTAGATCGGCTCGAAGTGCATGGCCAGGCGGGAGGGATAGCGGAAATCATCGCTCTTGCCGATCCAGTTGGTGAATTGGAGGACGCGGCCGTGGGCCGTGTTCCACACCGCCTGATCCACGTTGCCCAGGTCGTAGCCCCGGGAGTTCAGCGTCTCATGTCGGAGCACGGACAGGTAGCCGAACCAGACAGCATAGGACAGTATCAGGATACAAGATGCAAGATGCAGGATCCAGGATGCAGAGCGTGAGCCCTGCTGTCCTGGATCTTGTGCCCTGGATCTTGTATCTTGGATCCTGTATCTTGTATCCTGGACCCTGTATCTTGTATCCTGCCTCACTGTCCCACCTCGATCGAGCCCAGCTCGATGTAATCTCCCCGGCCGTGCTCCCCGGTCACCGGCAGTCGTTGCCAGGTGACGGGATCGTACAGGCCGACGCGCAGGCTGTAACGGCCGGGGGGCGCCTCCGATGACAGGATCACCTTGTAGTCGTCCTGCAGAACCTCGCCAGGTACCCAGGTCGTGGTGGGGGCCTCCCCATTCAACGGCTCGGAGTCCCTCTGCCCACGGATCTGCCCGTTTTCGTCGACCAGATGGACGAACACCTTGTACGGCCTGTCCATCTCCGCCAGCGCCTGCCAGTAGAGGGTGATGGAGAGCACATCGCCCGGGGTGGCCTGTCGGGGCTGAATGTCGTATCCCAGCAGGCGGACGGCCTGGCCGAGGACGGCCTCGGTGGAGAACGGCGGCGTGGGGAGCTCGTATCGGTGCGGGCGGGCGATGACGTCCACCTCTCCCAGCGACACCTCGTTCAGGAGGCTTCCATCCTCCTGCCCGATCTGCAGGAGGAGCTCATAACGGCCGCTGGGCACCCGGGCGGGGAGCAGCGCCTGCCACTGCTCTCGGACCACCTCGCCCTTTTCCCACGACGCGGGCGGATACATCTCGCTGATGAGGTGCGGCTGCCTGCGTTGCCATATCTGGTCGCCCTGGCGCAGCCGGAGCGAGACCTGGAAGGAAGCGTCTCCCCGTCTCAGGCGCTGCCAGAACAGCGTGAGCGGGATCGTGTTGCCCGCCTGCACGGGGCCGGTGGGCCGGTCGTATCCCAGCAGGCGGAGCGGGCCCACGTCAACGGACTGGCGATAGGCGATCTCCATCTCCTGCGGGTTGGGGTACTTGCCCGGGCGGGTCACCTCGATCTCCCCGATGGCCGCCTCGGCTCCCTGCGGGTTCCCGGCCGCGTCCCGGACCTCCAGCGCGTGTCCCAGCTGGGGGGAATACCATCCGATCTCGATCTCGTATCGGCCGGGAGGGGTGCCGGGCAGGACCGTCAGCCGGTGCGCGTCCCGCAGCACCTGGCCCGGCCTGAGCTGATCGATGGGCAGGTATCCCTCCAGCAGCGGCGTATCCGAGCGCCCCCAGCGATTGCCGTGCGGATCGCGAATCCCCATGTAGACCGTGGAATCCGGCGGCGGCGGCTTGAGGATCTCCCAGTAGAAGGTCACGACCAGCTCTCCGCCGGAGGCGACCTGGGGCGTGGTCAGATCGTAGCCCAACAGGCGGACCTGCCCCCCGAAGGTCATGGAGAGCGGGACCTGGATGCGCCCCAACTCCTCAGGCAGGGGGACGGGGCCGGGATAGACGCGCACATAGTCGACGCCGTGGATACGCACGGTGTACAGGGGAACCTGGGAGGCGAAGTAGTCGATCATCTTCGCCTCCGGCACCCTGCGCTGGAACTGGTTGATGTACAACACCACGCGATGCGCGTTCGTCCAGGGCCAGGTGTTCGTGGACCAGCTCTTGCGTACATCGAAGGTGGTGCCCCGGAAATAAGGGGCGAAGGCCTCCGCATACCAGCTGGCCGCCGTGATGTTCGTGCTGTCCGGTTCCCCGTTGAGCCACCGGGCGGCCCGGTCCAACCCCTCGCCGTTGCCGATCATCAGCACTCGCTGAGCGACCCGGGCGCCGCCCAGCAGGGGGTTGTAGTAGGTCAGGTAGTAGGGGAAGGAGCAGGCCAGGAAGACGAGTTGGGCCAGCCCCAGCACGGCCGCCGTCGTCATGTCCTGAGCGATCAGCCACTGGCCGAACGTGCTCTCCTGCAGGGATCTCCGTGCCCGCTCGGTCCATCGCGCGGTCCAGGCGCCGATCTCCCGCCATCCCGATGCGGCCAGCAGCGCCAGCGAAGGGATCATGGGGATGATGTATCGGTCGATCTTGGTCATGCTGAGGGTCGTGATGGCGAGGATGACCAGCGGGATGAGGGTGACGGCCGTCAGCTCGGGGACGTGGTCCATGCGACGACGTAGCCGTGGAACGGCCAGCGCGATCAGGCCGGCGACCAGCCCGATCTGCAGGATCGGCGATAGCCGGTAGGCCAGCAC
This genomic window contains:
- a CDS encoding DUF2079 domain-containing protein, with the translated sequence MLRHETLNSRGYDLGNVDQAVWNTAHGRVLQFTNWIGKSDDFRYPSRLAMHFEPIYLLIAPLYWIWSDVRLLLILQAVVVALGGLAIYRLALDALGRPWPAIAMVAAFLLYAPLQWALLDDFHAVTLVGGLVPFAFWALRRRRWGWFTLLVILIMSTKEDMPLLVGMMGLYALIWERERSAGLVTIAAAAAWFIVAVFVIIPHYTLGGQSQYLDRYADVLGPGGLTISSLPTLVVAMIRTLLSWETVRYMAGLLWPMAFTPIAGWPTLLIATPSIALNLLSNNPTQHVLGRHYVAPIAPVVAVAAVMGAAWLSRWLDRRTPWPRERWVGGLAGLVLICSLIAQYQGGFTPLAPDYRPPERTDHHRLLRRFLAQIPPDASVSTQQNLNPHLSQRERITIIPYDVSGEYLLLDVTTYPGYNYRNMHAWLKENVVERPGYGVIDAADGYVLLRRGAEPRPLPDAFFDFARTSEANPQYPAVVDFGDAVRFLGFDILPRRYGEPFYALYFQALRPLKRDYAITLYLADERYQLRGATEIPQMTLVWYPTSRWQPGETIRVIADTFTWWSGELSEFSVGMGILDGSDAWDVGARLRPQIRESQLAPRLLGDGTILHLMRFRQGKRRPAPIPEYRDRLPERVPHQVGARMGDLIELVGYRVETPKVQPGETVRVTLYWRALTTSPPARTVFVHLIDEQGTLRGQQDNPPVFGTQPLPLWTTGDEVRDPYAFQVAADAPPGSYAIAVGLYDPATGARLPVTGPDGTPLGDHILLENAVRVR
- a CDS encoding phospholipid carrier-dependent glycosyltransferase is translated as MRRSTPLPRQSDISERTLLIGVFLVSLFLRVLAIHVPINIDEGLWIRRGPRFLLALLNGDLPGTYIRHHPGVPNMWMIGAVSGVRCLFRNWFPTILGMDQADSLHACLQMLTTWPFFPVSFYASARLAQAIVTSASMAGFYFLARRLVGRPVALGATVLLALEPYFLAYQRAITTDAFQADFGILGLLLLLLYLRGDRDRRWLAASGILMGLATSSKIPALFSLPAVAAWVILIELGVWQESFPRQGWRRQAIDLAIWGGIILIVFCLLWPAVWSAPMQTLKLLYHDLQEEADGHNQFFLGHFTRSPGPLFYPFVLAYRLSPILQIGLVAGLIALAVPRLRRRMDHVPELTAVTLIPLVILAITTLSMTKIDRYIIPMIPSLALLAASGWREIGAWTARWTERARRSLQESTFGQWLIAQDMTTAAVLGLAQLVFLACSFPYYLTYYNPLLGGARVAQRVLMIGNGEGLDRAARWLNGEPDSTNITAASWYAEAFAPYFRGTTFDVRKSWSTNTWPWTNAHRVVLYINQFQRRVPEAKMIDYFASQVPLYTVRIHGVDYVRVYPGPVPLPEELGRIQVPLSMTFGGQVRLLGYDLTTPQVASGGELVVTFYWEILKPPPPDSTVYMGIRDPHGNRWGRSDTPLLEGYLPIDQLRPGQVLRDAHRLTVLPGTPPGRYEIEIGWYSPQLGHALEVRDAAGNPQGAEAAIGEIEVTRPGKYPNPQEMEIAYRQSVDVGPLRLLGYDRPTGPVQAGNTIPLTLFWQRLRRGDASFQVSLRLRQGDQIWQRRQPHLISEMYPPASWEKGEVVREQWQALLPARVPSGRYELLLQIGQEDGSLLNEVSLGEVDVIARPHRYELPTPPFSTEAVLGQAVRLLGYDIQPRQATPGDVLSITLYWQALAEMDRPYKVFVHLVDENGQIRGQRDSEPLNGEAPTTTWVPGEVLQDDYKVILSSEAPPGRYSLRVGLYDPVTWQRLPVTGEHGRGDYIELGSIEVGQ